In one window of Rhodopseudomonas palustris HaA2 DNA:
- a CDS encoding enoyl-CoA hydratase-related protein — protein sequence MALQFSTVTRKGPITIVTLSRPEVYNALHTDAHYELEGVFNDFSADPEQWVAIITGAGDKAFCAGNDLKWQASGGKRGWGETGFAGLTSRFDCDKPIIAAVNGVAMGGGFEIALACDLIIAAENATFALPEPRVGLAALAGGLHRLPRQIGLKRAMGMILTARHVPAREGLELGFVNEVVPPGEALAAAERWAEAICAVSPMSIRASKQALMRGLEVSLPQAIAEQRDYPAVKAMVASQDYIEGPKAFSEKRKPNWVGK from the coding sequence ATGGCGCTGCAATTCTCCACCGTGACCCGCAAGGGCCCGATCACCATCGTCACGCTGTCGCGACCTGAGGTCTACAACGCGCTGCACACCGACGCGCATTACGAACTCGAAGGCGTGTTCAACGACTTCTCCGCCGACCCCGAGCAATGGGTCGCGATCATCACCGGCGCCGGCGACAAGGCGTTTTGCGCCGGCAATGATCTGAAGTGGCAGGCCTCGGGCGGCAAGCGCGGCTGGGGCGAGACCGGCTTCGCCGGGCTGACCTCGCGGTTCGATTGCGACAAGCCGATCATCGCCGCGGTCAACGGCGTGGCGATGGGCGGCGGTTTCGAAATCGCACTCGCCTGCGACTTGATCATCGCCGCGGAGAACGCCACATTCGCGCTGCCGGAGCCGCGCGTCGGCCTCGCCGCGCTGGCCGGCGGCCTGCACCGCCTGCCCCGCCAGATCGGGCTGAAGCGCGCGATGGGCATGATCCTCACCGCCCGCCACGTCCCCGCCCGGGAGGGGCTGGAACTCGGCTTCGTCAACGAAGTCGTCCCCCCGGGGGAGGCCCTCGCCGCCGCCGAGCGCTGGGCCGAAGCGATCTGCGCCGTCTCTCCGATGTCGATCCGCGCCTCGAAGCAGGCCCTGATGCGCGGCCTCGAAGTCTCCTTGCCGCAAGCGATCGCCGAGCAGCGCGACTATCCGGCGGTCAAAGCCATGGTCGCCTCGCAGGACTACATCGAAGGCCCGAAGGCGTTCTCGGAGAAGCGCAAGCCGAACTGGGTTGGGAAGTAG
- a CDS encoding DUF6285 domain-containing protein, producing the protein MQDEPRPDELIKAVADFLREQVAPQLTGHAAFKLRVGINALDLVTRQLTLTQASDTDELARLKELLGHDGALHDLNRELSERIASGAMDLSTPGLQDHLWRTTLAKLAVDQPNYASYRRELEGAGQHLSANAPSS; encoded by the coding sequence ATGCAGGACGAACCGAGGCCCGACGAACTGATCAAGGCGGTGGCCGATTTCCTGCGCGAGCAGGTCGCGCCGCAGCTCACCGGCCACGCCGCGTTCAAACTGCGCGTCGGCATCAACGCGCTGGATCTGGTGACGCGGCAGCTCACGCTGACGCAGGCGAGCGACACCGACGAGCTCGCGCGTCTGAAGGAACTGCTCGGCCATGACGGCGCGCTGCACGACCTCAACCGCGAATTGTCAGAACGCATCGCGTCGGGCGCGATGGATCTGTCGACGCCGGGTTTGCAGGATCATCTGTGGCGCACCACGCTCGCCAAGCTCGCCGTCGACCAGCCGAACTACGCGAGCTATCGGCGCGAGCTGGAAGGCGCGGGACAACACCTTTCAGCAAACGCTCCGTCATCCTGA
- a CDS encoding phosphotransferase family protein, whose protein sequence is MAATAFVEALARSVRSWCAGATGVRDVAQLSGGASQETWSFVIERPDGDIAAILRRSPPGYGSVSGRAAGLEVEAELMRLADEAGVPSPRVLHVLTERDGLGDGFLMQKVEGETIPRKILRDELFAAARPKLARQIGTILAGLHGIDSAALPGLRTISSTQEIELLRADYRSMDWPRPVFELALRWLADHDPGVSKQITLVHGDFRHGNLIIGPDGVRAVLDWELAHRGDPMEDLGWVCVNSWRFGEIDRPVGGLGSREEMFAGYQDAGGTVDADRVKFWEVMGTLRWGIMCCGMMQRFRQGPDHSMERAMIGRRSSETEIDLLRLLAPRA, encoded by the coding sequence ATGGCCGCAACGGCTTTTGTCGAGGCGCTGGCGCGCAGCGTGCGATCGTGGTGCGCCGGCGCGACCGGCGTCCGCGACGTCGCGCAACTCTCCGGCGGCGCCAGCCAGGAGACCTGGTCGTTCGTGATCGAGCGGCCGGACGGCGACATCGCGGCGATCCTGCGCCGCTCGCCGCCGGGCTATGGCAGCGTTTCCGGACGCGCCGCGGGGCTGGAGGTCGAAGCCGAATTGATGCGGCTCGCTGACGAGGCCGGGGTGCCGTCGCCGCGCGTGCTGCACGTTCTCACCGAGCGTGACGGGCTCGGCGACGGTTTTTTGATGCAGAAGGTGGAGGGCGAAACCATCCCGCGCAAGATCCTGCGCGACGAACTATTCGCCGCCGCACGGCCGAAACTGGCGCGGCAGATCGGCACCATCCTCGCCGGCCTGCACGGCATCGACAGCGCCGCGCTGCCGGGCTTGCGGACGATCAGTTCGACGCAGGAGATCGAGCTGCTGCGCGCCGACTATCGCAGCATGGATTGGCCGCGGCCGGTGTTCGAACTGGCGCTGCGCTGGCTCGCCGATCACGACCCCGGCGTCTCCAAGCAGATCACGCTGGTGCACGGCGATTTCCGCCACGGCAATCTGATCATCGGGCCCGACGGCGTGCGCGCCGTGCTCGATTGGGAACTCGCGCATCGCGGCGACCCGATGGAAGACCTCGGCTGGGTCTGCGTCAATTCGTGGCGGTTCGGCGAGATCGACAGACCGGTCGGCGGGCTCGGCTCGCGCGAGGAGATGTTCGCGGGCTATCAGGACGCCGGCGGAACCGTCGATGCCGATCGGGTCAAATTCTGGGAAGTAATGGGCACGTTGCGCTGGGGCATCATGTGCTGCGGCATGATGCAGCGGTTTCGGCAGGGTCCCGACCACTCGATGGAACGCGCGATGATCGGGCGCCGCTCGTCGGAAACCGAGATCGATCTGCTGCGGTTATTGGCGCCGCGCGCCTAG
- a CDS encoding enoyl-CoA hydratase/isomerase, whose amino-acid sequence MQFKHVTLDFDGPVAVLKLDHPEVMNAVSIDMLGGLGEALDAIEDKRAEVRCLVITGAGRAFCTGANLQGRNSGNNMSQSGKGAGAALETAFHPFLRRLRKLHCPIVTSVNGPAAGAGMSFALMGDMILCARSSYFLQAFRRIGLVPDCGSTWLLPRLVGKARSLELSLLGEKLPAEKALEWGLVNRVYDDAELWTETMKLAQELANGPTIALSLIRKLYWDSPENSFEEQLNLEFESQRIAGSTDDFKEGVGAFLEKRPAKFQGK is encoded by the coding sequence ATGCAGTTCAAACACGTCACGCTCGATTTCGACGGCCCGGTCGCGGTCCTCAAGCTCGATCATCCGGAAGTGATGAATGCGGTCTCGATCGACATGCTGGGCGGCCTCGGCGAGGCGCTCGACGCGATCGAGGACAAGCGCGCCGAAGTGCGCTGCCTGGTCATCACCGGCGCGGGCCGCGCGTTCTGCACCGGCGCCAATCTGCAGGGCCGCAATTCCGGCAACAACATGAGCCAGAGCGGCAAGGGCGCCGGCGCCGCGCTCGAGACCGCCTTTCATCCGTTCCTGCGCCGCTTGCGCAAGCTGCATTGCCCGATCGTCACTTCGGTCAACGGGCCTGCCGCGGGCGCCGGCATGAGCTTCGCGCTGATGGGCGACATGATCCTGTGCGCGCGTTCGTCCTACTTCCTGCAGGCGTTCCGCCGCATCGGCCTAGTGCCGGATTGCGGCTCGACGTGGTTGCTGCCGCGCCTGGTCGGCAAGGCGCGCTCGCTCGAATTGTCGCTGCTCGGCGAGAAGCTGCCGGCCGAGAAGGCGCTGGAATGGGGCCTCGTCAATCGCGTCTACGACGACGCCGAGCTGTGGACCGAAACGATGAAGCTTGCGCAGGAACTCGCCAACGGCCCGACCATAGCGCTGTCGCTGATCCGCAAGCTGTATTGGGACTCGCCGGAAAATTCGTTCGAGGAGCAGCTCAACCTCGAATTCGAATCCCAGCGCATCGCAGGCTCGACCGACGACTTCAAGGAAGGCGTCGGCGCGTTTCTCGAAAAGCGCCCCGCGAAGTTCCAGGGCAAATAA
- a CDS encoding SDR family NAD(P)-dependent oxidoreductase — protein MSIFDLNGRVAVITGGNGGIGLGMAQALAAAGCNVSIWGRNPEKNKAAVQSLAGARGKAEAQICDVTDPASVKAAMEATLKAFGRVDGCFANAGIGGGGRQPFIERTEEQWRTMFATNLDGVFHAFQAAARHMTDRAANGDPFGRLVATSSLASIFGTARNEHYAATKAAINALVRALAVELARNGVTANAILPGWIKSDMTAGIMGNDKFVANVMPRIPVRRFGEPEDFGGIAVYLMSKASSYHTADTFVIDGGYTAF, from the coding sequence ATGAGCATTTTCGATCTGAACGGACGCGTCGCGGTCATCACAGGCGGCAATGGCGGCATCGGGCTCGGCATGGCGCAGGCGCTCGCCGCCGCCGGTTGCAACGTCTCGATCTGGGGCCGCAATCCCGAGAAGAACAAGGCGGCGGTGCAGAGCCTCGCCGGCGCGCGCGGCAAGGCCGAGGCGCAGATCTGCGACGTCACCGACCCCGCCTCGGTGAAGGCCGCGATGGAGGCGACGCTGAAAGCCTTCGGCCGTGTCGACGGCTGCTTCGCCAATGCCGGCATCGGCGGCGGCGGACGGCAGCCCTTCATCGAACGCACCGAAGAGCAATGGCGCACGATGTTCGCCACCAATCTCGACGGCGTCTTCCACGCCTTCCAGGCCGCCGCGCGGCACATGACCGACCGCGCCGCGAACGGCGATCCGTTCGGCCGGCTGGTCGCGACCTCGAGCCTCGCCTCGATCTTCGGCACCGCGCGCAACGAGCACTACGCCGCGACCAAGGCGGCGATCAACGCGCTGGTGCGCGCGCTCGCGGTCGAACTCGCTCGCAACGGCGTCACCGCCAATGCGATCCTGCCGGGCTGGATCAAGAGCGACATGACCGCGGGGATCATGGGCAACGACAAATTCGTCGCCAACGTGATGCCGCGCATTCCGGTGCGCCGGTTCGGCGAGCCCGAGGATTTCGGCGGCATCGCGGTGTATCTGATGAGCAAGGCGTCGTCCTATCACACCGCCGACACCTTCGTGATCGACGGCGGCTACACCGCGTTCTGA
- a CDS encoding acetyl-CoA acetyltransferase has protein sequence MASQLPPERIPVIAGIGEIADHPKDIAQGLEPLALLEQAARRAGDDSSVHLLREIDSLDIVNFLSWRYHAPEQQLAAKLGVSPRHCYYGPVGGESPIRFIHEAALRIARGEAHVAVVCGAEAQSTVTKAARAKLELPWTPFASDAPEPKRGAAFQKPIATQLGVARPITVYPLYEAATAAHWGQTPRQALDESGVLWSRYAQAAAANPNAWIKRAFAPSEITTPSPDNRLIAWPYTKLMVANPSVNLGAAVLLTSLAKAREAGIAEEKLIYIHGGASAEEPRDYLARDQFHQSHAQNAVLETIKAMVGGDGRVFDAIELYSCFPVVPKMARRTLGLGDDVQPTVTGGLTFFGAPLNTYMTHAACAMVRRLRGGARLGLLYGQGGFVTKHHALVLSRTPSQQALSESVSVQTKADAAYGDVPPFVTDASGDGTVESFTVIFTGKGDVEHGVVVLRTSDGARTLARVPAQDQATLAVLTNMDRSPVGTNGPITTSADGVLEWRAV, from the coding sequence ATGGCCAGCCAACTCCCGCCCGAGCGCATTCCCGTCATCGCCGGAATCGGCGAAATCGCCGATCACCCCAAGGACATTGCGCAAGGGCTGGAGCCGCTGGCGCTGCTCGAACAGGCGGCGCGACGCGCCGGCGACGACAGCTCTGTGCATCTGCTGCGCGAGATCGACTCGCTCGATATCGTCAACTTCCTGAGCTGGCGCTATCACGCGCCCGAGCAGCAGCTCGCCGCGAAACTCGGCGTTTCGCCGCGGCACTGCTACTACGGGCCGGTCGGCGGCGAGAGCCCGATCCGCTTCATCCACGAAGCGGCGCTGCGGATCGCGCGCGGCGAAGCGCACGTCGCCGTGGTCTGCGGCGCCGAGGCGCAATCGACCGTCACCAAGGCGGCGCGCGCCAAGCTCGAATTGCCGTGGACGCCGTTCGCGAGCGACGCGCCCGAACCGAAGCGCGGCGCCGCGTTCCAGAAGCCGATCGCCACGCAGCTCGGCGTCGCGCGGCCGATCACCGTGTATCCGCTGTACGAGGCGGCGACGGCCGCGCATTGGGGCCAGACGCCGCGGCAGGCGCTCGACGAATCCGGCGTGCTGTGGTCGCGCTACGCGCAGGCCGCCGCGGCCAATCCGAACGCCTGGATCAAGCGCGCCTTCGCACCGAGCGAGATCACCACGCCCTCGCCCGACAACCGGCTGATCGCCTGGCCCTATACCAAGCTGATGGTCGCCAATCCGAGCGTCAATCTCGGCGCGGCAGTGCTGCTGACCTCGCTGGCGAAGGCACGCGAGGCAGGCATCGCCGAGGAAAAACTGATCTACATCCATGGCGGCGCCTCGGCCGAAGAGCCGCGCGATTATCTCGCCCGCGATCAATTCCACCAGAGCCACGCCCAGAACGCGGTGTTGGAGACGATAAAGGCGATGGTCGGCGGCGACGGCCGCGTGTTCGACGCGATCGAGCTGTATTCCTGCTTCCCTGTGGTGCCGAAAATGGCGCGGCGCACGCTTGGGCTCGGCGACGACGTGCAGCCGACGGTGACCGGCGGCCTCACCTTCTTCGGCGCGCCGCTCAACACCTATATGACCCACGCGGCCTGCGCGATGGTGCGCAGGCTGCGGGGCGGCGCCAGGCTCGGCCTGCTGTATGGACAGGGGGGCTTCGTCACCAAGCACCACGCGCTGGTGCTGTCGCGCACGCCATCGCAACAAGCGCTGAGCGAGAGCGTCAGCGTACAGACGAAGGCCGATGCGGCTTACGGCGACGTCCCGCCGTTCGTGACAGACGCCTCGGGCGACGGCACGGTCGAGAGCTTCACCGTGATCTTCACCGGCAAGGGCGACGTCGAACACGGCGTCGTGGTGCTACGCACCTCGGACGGCGCGCGCACGCTGGCGCGGGTGCCGGCGCAGGATCAGGCGACGCTGGCCGTGCTGACGAACATGGATCGCAGTCCGGTCGGCACGAACGGTCCGATCACGACGAGCGCCGATGGCGTGCTGGAGTGGCGTGCTGTCTAG
- a CDS encoding efflux RND transporter periplasmic adaptor subunit has translation MSTDAPPRKSRRGLGIAGILLACGAVAVVVTGISAREKSSADLRHWTDEQAISSVAVTRPDGKVLTNTLDLPGRLEAYSRAPIYARVSGYVKSWSADIGARVKAGQVIAEVEAPDLDQQLLQARADLASQQASARLSEATLNRRKTLLASNFVSAQEIDERSADLANKKAAVNSGQANVERLEALAGYKKITAPFDGVVTERNTDVGALISAGSSAGPAMFVVSDIAKLRVYVNVPQTYVPMIKIGAKAVITLPEYPNRSFPATVEASSQAVDVSSGTTRMQLALDNAKGELMPGGYANVKLSLVRDEVSLYIPASALMFNRSGLRVAVVGPDDRVQLKTVTIARDLGREIELASGLSPDDRIIVAPPDGIADGEKVRVVGNDAGKAGKPTASEKQDVKG, from the coding sequence ATGTCCACTGACGCCCCGCCGCGCAAATCCCGTCGCGGGCTCGGCATCGCCGGCATCCTGCTCGCCTGCGGTGCGGTCGCCGTCGTCGTCACCGGGATCAGCGCACGCGAGAAGAGCAGCGCGGACCTGCGCCACTGGACCGACGAGCAGGCGATCTCCAGCGTCGCGGTGACCCGGCCGGACGGTAAGGTGCTGACCAATACGCTCGATCTGCCGGGCCGGCTCGAGGCCTATTCCCGCGCGCCGATCTACGCCCGCGTCTCCGGCTATGTGAAGAGCTGGAGCGCCGACATCGGCGCTCGGGTCAAGGCCGGGCAGGTGATCGCCGAGGTCGAGGCGCCCGATCTCGATCAGCAATTGCTGCAGGCGCGCGCCGATCTCGCCAGCCAGCAGGCCAGCGCGCGATTGTCCGAGGCGACGCTGAACCGCCGCAAGACGCTGCTGGCGTCGAACTTCGTCTCGGCGCAGGAAATCGACGAGCGCAGCGCGGACCTCGCCAACAAGAAGGCCGCGGTGAATTCCGGCCAGGCCAATGTCGAACGGCTGGAAGCACTGGCCGGCTACAAGAAGATCACCGCGCCGTTCGACGGCGTCGTCACCGAGCGCAACACCGACGTCGGCGCGCTGATCAGCGCCGGCTCCAGCGCCGGACCCGCGATGTTCGTGGTGTCCGACATCGCGAAGCTGCGCGTCTACGTCAACGTGCCGCAGACTTATGTGCCGATGATCAAGATCGGCGCCAAGGCGGTGATCACGCTGCCGGAATATCCGAACCGCAGCTTCCCGGCGACGGTCGAGGCCTCGTCGCAGGCGGTCGACGTGTCCTCGGGCACCACGCGGATGCAACTTGCCCTGGACAACGCCAAGGGCGAGTTGATGCCGGGCGGCTACGCCAATGTGAAGCTCAGCCTGGTGCGCGACGAGGTGTCGCTCTACATCCCGGCCAGCGCGCTGATGTTCAACCGCAGCGGGCTGCGCGTCGCGGTCGTCGGCCCCGACGATCGCGTGCAGCTCAAGACCGTGACGATCGCTCGCGATCTCGGCCGCGAAATCGAACTCGCCTCCGGCCTCTCACCCGATGACCGCATCATCGTCGCGCCGCCCGACGGCATCGCCGACGGCGAGAAAGTCCGCGTTGTCGGCAATGATGCAGGCAAGGCCGGCAAGCCGACCGCGTCGGAGAAGCAGGACGTGAAGGGGTAG
- a CDS encoding efflux RND transporter permease subunit: MISLVRIALSRPYTFVVLALLLLIVGPLAAMRTPTDIFPEIRIPVIGVVWQYTGLPPDQMAGRMTTPFQRALTTTVNDIEHIVANSYNGFGIVKIFFQPNVDIRTANAQVTAISQTMLRQMPPGATPPLILNYSASTVPIIQLALSGDGLTEQNLADLAINQLRTPLVTVPGAAIPWPFGGKQRQVQIDLDPAALQARGLSGQDVANALAAQNLITPVGTQKIGEFEYVIQLNNSPKQMADLGNLPIRAVNGAMVYIRDVASVRDGNPPQTNIVHVDGNRSVLMMVLKAGAVSTLDIISGIKRKVAEVKDALPETLKIAFIGDQSVFVRGAITGVAVEGVIAALLTSVMILLFLGSWRSTIIIAVSIPLSVLGAIVCLAAIGETLNIMTLGGLALAVGILVDDATVTIENINWHLEQGKEVETSIMDGARQIVTPAFVSLLCICIVFVPMFFLEGVARFLFVPMAEAVMFAMIWSFILSRTLVPTMAKYLLKPHVHHGSLDGKQRSRNPLVRFQQGFEGLFARFRHGYGDLLTLAMGHRKLFVVGFLGVVAVSFALVPYLGRNFFPSVDSGQILMHVRTQVGTRVEETANQLAEVQKAIRKIIPPDQIETMTDNIGMPISGINLTYNNTGVIGTQDGDIQIKLKAEHEPTEKYVRALREQLPRQFPGMSFAFLPADIVSQILNFGAPAPIDLQVRGANLAANFEYAGKLLAKIKRIPGVADARIQQSPNNPMFNIDVDRTRAQYVGLTTRDVTNSLVVNLAGSSQVAPTYYLNPDNGVSYSIVMQTPQYQIDSLGKLETIPISATGSAGANAPILGGLADIKRSAGNAVISQYDIQSMVQIFATTQGRDLGAVSADIRKVIDETRAEVPKGSSVVLLGQVETMNSAFSGLLFGLLGAIVLIYLLIVVNFQSWADPFVIITALPAALAGIVWMLFATGTTLSVPALTGAIMCMGVATANSVLVISFARERYAVLGDPVRAALEAGFVRFRPVLMTALAMIIGMAPMAFGLGEGGEQNAPLGRAVIGGLIFATIATLMFVPVVFSMVHKKQPAQDEAPVAEMSHVH; the protein is encoded by the coding sequence ATGATATCGCTGGTTCGCATCGCTCTGAGCCGGCCCTACACGTTCGTGGTGCTCGCGCTACTCCTGCTGATCGTCGGGCCGCTCGCGGCGATGCGCACCCCCACCGACATCTTTCCCGAGATCCGGATTCCGGTGATCGGCGTGGTCTGGCAATACACCGGCCTGCCGCCGGACCAGATGGCCGGCCGCATGACCACGCCGTTCCAGCGCGCGCTGACCACCACGGTCAACGACATTGAGCACATCGTCGCCAACTCCTATAACGGCTTCGGTATCGTCAAGATCTTCTTCCAGCCCAACGTCGACATCCGCACCGCCAACGCCCAGGTGACGGCGATCTCGCAGACGATGCTGAGGCAGATGCCGCCCGGCGCGACGCCGCCTCTGATCCTGAACTACTCGGCCTCGACGGTGCCGATCATCCAGTTGGCGCTGTCCGGCGACGGCTTGACCGAGCAGAACCTCGCCGATCTCGCCATCAATCAGCTCCGCACTCCGCTCGTCACAGTACCCGGCGCAGCGATTCCGTGGCCGTTCGGCGGCAAGCAGCGCCAGGTCCAGATCGACCTCGACCCGGCCGCGCTGCAGGCCCGCGGCCTGTCGGGCCAGGACGTCGCCAACGCGCTCGCCGCACAAAACCTGATCACCCCGGTCGGCACCCAGAAGATCGGCGAGTTCGAATACGTCATCCAGCTCAACAATTCGCCGAAGCAGATGGCCGATCTCGGCAATCTGCCGATCAGGGCCGTCAACGGCGCCATGGTCTATATCCGCGACGTCGCCTCGGTGCGCGACGGCAACCCGCCGCAGACCAACATCGTCCATGTCGACGGCAACCGCTCGGTGCTGATGATGGTGCTGAAGGCGGGCGCGGTGTCGACGTTGGACATCATCTCCGGCATCAAACGCAAGGTCGCCGAGGTCAAGGACGCGCTGCCGGAGACGCTGAAGATCGCCTTCATCGGCGATCAGTCGGTGTTCGTGCGCGGCGCCATCACCGGCGTCGCGGTCGAGGGCGTGATCGCCGCGCTCCTGACCAGCGTGATGATCCTGCTGTTCCTCGGGAGCTGGCGCTCGACGATCATCATCGCGGTCTCGATTCCGCTGTCCGTTCTCGGCGCGATCGTCTGTCTGGCGGCGATCGGCGAGACGCTGAACATCATGACCCTCGGCGGCCTCGCGCTCGCGGTCGGCATCCTTGTCGATGACGCGACGGTGACGATCGAGAACATCAACTGGCATCTCGAGCAGGGCAAGGAGGTCGAAACCTCGATCATGGACGGTGCACGCCAGATCGTGACGCCGGCCTTCGTGTCGCTGCTGTGCATCTGCATCGTGTTCGTGCCGATGTTCTTTCTGGAGGGCGTCGCGCGGTTCCTGTTCGTGCCGATGGCCGAAGCGGTGATGTTCGCGATGATCTGGTCGTTCATCCTGTCGCGCACGCTGGTGCCGACGATGGCGAAATATCTGCTGAAGCCGCACGTGCATCACGGCAGCCTCGACGGCAAGCAGCGTTCGCGCAATCCGCTGGTTCGTTTCCAGCAGGGTTTCGAAGGCCTGTTCGCCCGGTTCCGCCACGGCTATGGCGACCTCCTGACGCTGGCGATGGGCCATCGCAAGCTGTTCGTCGTGGGCTTTCTCGGCGTCGTTGCGGTGTCGTTCGCGCTGGTGCCGTATCTCGGGCGTAACTTCTTCCCGTCGGTGGATTCCGGCCAGATCCTGATGCACGTCCGCACCCAGGTCGGCACCCGCGTCGAGGAAACCGCCAATCAGCTCGCCGAGGTGCAGAAGGCGATCCGCAAGATCATCCCGCCGGACCAGATCGAGACCATGACCGACAACATCGGCATGCCGATCTCGGGCATCAATCTGACCTACAACAACACCGGCGTGATCGGCACGCAGGACGGCGACATCCAGATCAAGCTGAAGGCCGAGCACGAGCCGACCGAGAAATACGTGCGGGCGCTGCGCGAGCAGTTGCCGCGGCAGTTTCCCGGTATGAGCTTCGCGTTCCTGCCGGCCGACATCGTCAGCCAGATCCTCAATTTCGGCGCGCCGGCGCCGATCGACCTGCAGGTGCGCGGCGCCAATCTCGCGGCGAATTTCGAATACGCCGGAAAGCTGCTGGCGAAGATCAAGCGCATTCCCGGCGTCGCCGATGCGCGGATTCAGCAATCGCCCAACAACCCGATGTTCAATATCGATGTCGACCGCACCCGCGCGCAATATGTCGGGCTGACGACGCGCGACGTCACCAACAGCCTCGTCGTCAACCTCGCCGGCTCGTCGCAGGTGGCGCCGACCTACTATCTCAACCCCGACAACGGCGTGTCGTATTCGATCGTGATGCAGACGCCGCAATACCAGATCGACTCGCTGGGCAAGCTCGAGACGATCCCGATTTCGGCCACCGGAAGCGCCGGCGCCAACGCGCCGATCCTCGGCGGCCTTGCCGATATCAAGCGCTCGGCCGGCAACGCGGTGATCTCGCAATACGACATTCAGTCGATGGTCCAGATCTTCGCCACCACCCAGGGTCGCGATCTCGGCGCGGTGTCCGCCGACATCCGCAAGGTGATCGACGAGACCCGGGCCGAGGTGCCGAAAGGCTCGTCGGTGGTGCTGCTCGGCCAGGTCGAGACCATGAACAGCGCGTTCTCGGGGCTACTGTTCGGCCTGCTCGGCGCGATCGTGCTGATCTATCTGCTGATCGTCGTCAACTTCCAGTCCTGGGCGGATCCGTTCGTCATCATCACCGCGCTGCCGGCGGCGCTCGCCGGCATCGTCTGGATGCTGTTCGCCACCGGCACGACGCTCTCTGTGCCGGCGCTCACCGGCGCGATCATGTGCATGGGCGTCGCCACCGCGAACAGCGTGCTGGTGATCTCGTTCGCCCGCGAGCGTTACGCCGTGCTCGGCGATCCGGTGCGGGCGGCGCTGGAAGCCGGCTTCGTCCGGTTCCGCCCGGTGCTGATGACAGCGCTGGCGATGATCATCGGCATGGCGCCGATGGCGTTCGGACTCGGCGAAGGCGGCGAGCAGAACGCGCCGCTCGGCCGCGCCGTGATCGGCGGCCTGATCTTTGCTACCATCGCGACGCTGATGTTCGTGCCGGTGGTGTTCAGCATGGTCCACAAGAAACAGCCGGCGCAGGACGAAGCCCCGGTCGCGGAGATGTCGCATGTCCACTGA